From Halococcus salsus, one genomic window encodes:
- a CDS encoding cupin domain-containing protein — protein MSEPEQPAPLVRRAADIEYEPVDAADGLEKGVLVDESRGAPNFAIRRFTLAPGAEVPKHTNEVEHEQYVLDGEYVAGIDGEEHTVSAGDSLLIPAGTVHWYRNTGDEPGAFICAVPNGDDAIELVE, from the coding sequence ATGAGCGAACCCGAACAGCCGGCACCCCTGGTCCGCCGGGCGGCGGACATCGAGTACGAACCGGTCGACGCGGCGGACGGCCTCGAAAAGGGCGTCCTCGTCGACGAGTCACGTGGCGCGCCGAACTTCGCCATCCGGCGGTTCACGCTCGCGCCGGGTGCCGAGGTCCCGAAACACACCAACGAGGTCGAACACGAACAGTACGTGCTCGACGGCGAGTACGTCGCTGGAATCGACGGCGAAGAACACACCGTGAGCGCCGGCGACTCGCTCCTGATCCCCGCCGGGACGGTCCACTGGTATCGCAACACAGGCGACGAACCGGGTGCGTTCATCTGTGCGGTGCCGAACGGCGACGACGCGATCGAACTCGTGGAGTGA
- a CDS encoding pro-sigmaK processing inhibitor BofA family protein — MVTGLELAVLAVAVLFLLVGIRVLQALRPFIVNAVVGLLVFLVAGWFGFPVEVNWLTVLVVAIGGLPAAVLVVLLSMFGLAFVPALVDLVGPFL, encoded by the coding sequence ATGGTTACGGGACTCGAACTCGCGGTCCTCGCCGTCGCGGTCCTGTTCTTGCTCGTCGGGATACGCGTGCTCCAGGCGCTCCGGCCGTTCATCGTCAACGCGGTCGTCGGGCTGCTCGTCTTCCTCGTCGCGGGCTGGTTCGGTTTCCCCGTCGAGGTGAACTGGCTCACGGTGCTCGTCGTCGCCATCGGCGGGCTGCCGGCCGCGGTGCTGGTGGTGTTGCTCTCGATGTTCGGTCTCGCGTTCGTCCCCGCGCTCGTCGACCTCGTCGGGCCCTTCCTCTAG
- a CDS encoding transcription initiation factor IIB, whose protein sequence is METRYACPECNGSLSGSGNETFCTSCGLVVAEDNIDRGPEWRSFADGPNRKRTGAPLTRSRHDRGLSTEIGRSTRLTGRKRRLFARLRRQHNRARIASKAERNRVYAFTEIRRLVGALGLPETVRDRACVLFESAQNADLLRGRSLEGFAAAAVYAVCRTERLSRTIAEVREAAKATRGELVAAYDALNRELGLPTGPIDPAEYVPRFASLLDVSSAVERRARELVGEAESLGVTSGRNPSGVAAACLYTAARELDGSLTQQAAADVAGVTPVTLRATYHDLRG, encoded by the coding sequence ATGGAGACGAGGTACGCGTGTCCCGAATGCAACGGCTCCCTGAGCGGGTCCGGTAACGAGACGTTCTGTACGAGCTGTGGGCTGGTCGTCGCCGAGGACAACATCGACCGGGGTCCGGAGTGGCGGTCGTTCGCCGACGGTCCGAATCGAAAGCGGACGGGTGCGCCCCTCACGCGCTCGCGCCACGACCGCGGGCTCTCGACCGAGATCGGCCGGTCGACCCGGCTCACCGGGCGGAAACGCAGGCTTTTCGCACGTCTGCGCCGCCAGCACAACCGCGCGCGGATCGCCTCGAAAGCCGAGCGAAACCGGGTCTACGCCTTCACCGAGATCCGTCGATTGGTCGGTGCGCTCGGGCTCCCGGAGACGGTTCGCGACCGGGCGTGCGTGCTCTTCGAGTCCGCCCAGAACGCGGACCTCCTCCGGGGGCGGTCGCTCGAAGGCTTCGCCGCCGCGGCGGTCTACGCGGTCTGTCGAACCGAGAGGCTCTCGCGAACCATCGCGGAGGTCCGCGAGGCCGCCAAGGCCACTCGCGGCGAACTCGTCGCGGCCTACGACGCGCTCAACCGGGAGCTGGGCCTCCCGACGGGGCCGATAGACCCCGCCGAGTACGTACCCCGATTCGCGAGTCTGCTCGACGTCTCGAGCGCCGTCGAGAGACGAGCACGCGAACTCGTCGGGGAAGCCGAGTCGCTCGGGGTGACCAGCGGCCGAAACCCGAGCGGGGTCGCCGCGGCCTGTCTCTACACCGCCGCGCGCGAGCTGGACGGCTCGCTCACCCAGCAGGCCGCCGCCGACGTCGCGGGCGTCACCCCCGTCACGCTCCGGGCGACCTATCACGACCTCCGGGGGTAG
- a CDS encoding ribbon-helix-helix protein, CopG family, whose protein sequence is MGNKNKTISFRVNEDAFETLREIAEERDISLSAVFRNYVEMLVAHDGQVEVVPEHEVDESSEDSSSFPPKVEVPKSYVREHERLELEADHLREQLDEHRRYVTQLSQRLEDQEGEEDVIQLEELDDESEEEEPFRLG, encoded by the coding sequence ATGGGCAACAAGAACAAGACGATCTCGTTCCGGGTGAACGAGGACGCCTTCGAGACGCTTCGCGAGATCGCCGAGGAGCGCGACATCTCGCTCTCGGCGGTGTTCCGCAACTACGTCGAGATGCTGGTTGCCCACGACGGTCAGGTCGAGGTCGTCCCCGAGCACGAGGTCGACGAGAGCAGCGAGGATTCGTCGAGCTTCCCGCCGAAGGTCGAGGTGCCCAAGAGCTACGTCCGCGAGCACGAGCGCCTCGAACTCGAAGCCGACCACCTCCGCGAGCAGCTCGACGAACATCGCCGGTACGTCACCCAATTGAGCCAACGGTTGGAGGACCAGGAGGGCGAGGAGGACGTGATCCAGCTCGAAGAACTCGACGACGAGAGCGAGGAAGAGGAGCCGTTCCGGCTGGGTTAG
- a CDS encoding DUF5814 domain-containing protein, producing MAVTDKIYVKNHRRIGSQLETHIPRSAFSGATLDILYSGEGLAKLDDATQERVLDFAEDFLDCDCESNPYCGHPERKFMAYLLDLRAQGFGPEAIVDVMGDDYLVTAYPGDILSFLDNSVRTLEAMEDLANVENDREAAQKIDDRKRALL from the coding sequence GTGGCCGTCACCGACAAGATCTACGTCAAGAACCACCGCCGGATCGGCTCCCAGCTCGAGACCCACATTCCGCGGAGCGCGTTCAGCGGTGCGACCCTCGACATCCTCTACTCCGGCGAGGGGCTCGCGAAACTCGACGACGCCACCCAGGAGCGCGTCCTCGACTTCGCCGAGGACTTCCTCGACTGCGACTGCGAGTCGAACCCCTACTGTGGCCACCCAGAGCGCAAGTTCATGGCCTACCTCCTCGACCTGCGCGCCCAGGGCTTCGGCCCCGAGGCCATCGTCGACGTGATGGGCGACGACTACCTCGTGACCGCCTACCCCGGCGACATCCTCTCCTTCCTCGACAACTCGGTCCGCACGCTCGAAGCGATGGAGGACCTCGCGAACGTCGAGAACGACCGGGAGGCTGCACAAAAGATCGACGACCGAAAGCGGGCGTTGCTCTAA
- a CDS encoding minichromosome maintenance protein MCM: MASAENAELIDDFEEFYRNYYRNEIGELAQKYPNEKRSLFIDWSDLYRFDSDLADDYRSQPGQLQEYAEEALRLYDLPVDVGLGRAHVRIRGLGETTEIREIRARHRGQLLSVQGIVRKATDVRPKITEAAFECQRCGTLTRIPQTGSDFQEPHECQGCERQGPFTINFDQSEFVDAQKLRVQESPEGLRGGETPQNIDIHIEDDITGEVTAGDHVRVTGILHLDQQETNREASPMFDVFMDGIAVDIEDEQFEDMDISEADKRAIVELSTEDDIYEQMVGSIAPSIYGYDQAKLAMILQLFSGVAKHLPDGSRIRGDLHMLLIGDPGTGKSVMLQYIRNIAPRSVYTSGKGSSSAGLTAAAVRDDFGDGQQWTLEAGALVLADQGIAAVDELDKMRPEDRSAMHEALEQQTISVSKAGINATLKSRCSLLGAANPKYGRFDQYESIGEQIDLEPALISRFDLIFTVTDTPDPEEDKNLAEHILRTNYAGELNTQRTEQTAANVSQAEVDAVTDTVAPAIEPELLRKYIAYAQRNCFPTMTEEAKEAISDFYVSLRSEGADDDAPVPVTARKLEALVRLAEASARVRLSDSVELEDAERVIEIVRSCLKDIGVDPETGEFDADIVETGQSKTQRDRVKNVKALISEIESEYDSGAPVDEVLDRAEETGMERSQAEHEIEKLRRQGEVYEPQTDHLRTT; the protein is encoded by the coding sequence ATGGCCAGCGCGGAGAACGCCGAACTGATAGACGATTTCGAGGAGTTCTACCGCAACTACTACCGGAACGAGATCGGCGAGCTCGCCCAGAAGTACCCGAACGAGAAGCGCTCGCTCTTCATCGACTGGAGCGACCTCTACCGCTTCGATTCGGACCTCGCCGACGACTACCGCTCACAGCCCGGCCAACTCCAGGAGTACGCCGAGGAAGCCCTCCGGCTCTACGACCTGCCGGTGGACGTCGGTCTCGGCCGCGCCCACGTCCGGATCCGTGGCCTCGGCGAGACGACCGAGATCCGGGAGATCCGAGCGCGTCACCGTGGCCAACTGCTGAGCGTTCAGGGTATCGTCAGAAAAGCGACCGACGTCCGCCCGAAGATCACCGAGGCGGCCTTCGAGTGCCAGCGGTGTGGCACGCTCACCCGGATCCCCCAGACGGGGAGCGACTTCCAAGAGCCCCACGAGTGCCAGGGCTGTGAACGACAGGGTCCCTTCACCATCAACTTCGACCAGTCGGAGTTCGTCGACGCCCAGAAATTACGGGTACAGGAGAGTCCGGAAGGGCTTCGCGGTGGCGAGACCCCCCAGAACATCGATATCCACATCGAGGACGACATCACTGGTGAAGTCACGGCGGGCGACCACGTCCGCGTGACGGGTATCCTCCACCTCGACCAGCAGGAGACCAACCGGGAGGCCTCGCCGATGTTCGACGTCTTCATGGACGGCATCGCGGTCGACATCGAGGACGAGCAGTTCGAGGACATGGACATCTCGGAGGCCGACAAACGCGCCATCGTCGAACTCTCCACGGAGGACGACATCTACGAGCAGATGGTCGGCTCGATCGCGCCCTCGATCTACGGCTACGACCAGGCCAAGCTCGCGATGATCCTCCAGCTCTTCTCGGGTGTCGCGAAACACCTCCCCGACGGCTCGCGGATCCGGGGGGACCTCCACATGCTCCTGATCGGGGATCCCGGGACGGGGAAGTCCGTGATGCTCCAGTACATCCGGAACATCGCGCCGCGGTCGGTCTACACCTCGGGGAAGGGGTCGTCGAGCGCGGGGCTGACGGCGGCCGCGGTACGAGATGATTTCGGCGACGGCCAGCAGTGGACGCTCGAAGCCGGCGCGCTGGTGCTCGCCGACCAGGGTATCGCGGCGGTCGACGAGCTGGACAAGATGCGCCCCGAGGACCGATCGGCGATGCACGAGGCGCTCGAACAACAGACCATCTCGGTCTCGAAGGCGGGGATCAACGCCACCCTCAAGTCGAGGTGTTCGCTGCTGGGGGCGGCGAACCCCAAGTACGGGCGATTCGACCAGTACGAGTCCATCGGCGAGCAGATCGACCTCGAACCCGCGCTGATCTCCCGATTCGACCTGATCTTCACCGTCACGGACACCCCCGACCCCGAGGAGGACAAGAACCTCGCCGAACACATCCTCCGGACGAACTACGCGGGGGAACTCAACACCCAGCGGACCGAGCAGACCGCGGCGAACGTCTCGCAGGCGGAGGTCGACGCCGTGACGGACACCGTCGCCCCGGCCATCGAACCCGAGCTCCTCCGGAAGTACATCGCCTACGCCCAGCGCAACTGTTTCCCGACGATGACCGAGGAGGCCAAGGAGGCGATCAGCGACTTCTACGTCAGCCTTCGCTCCGAGGGAGCCGACGACGACGCGCCCGTGCCCGTCACGGCCCGAAAACTCGAAGCCCTCGTGCGGCTCGCGGAGGCCTCGGCCCGCGTTCGGCTCTCCGACTCCGTCGAGCTGGAGGACGCAGAACGCGTCATCGAGATCGTCCGGTCGTGTCTCAAGGACATCGGCGTCGACCCCGAGACCGGCGAGTTCGACGCCGACATCGTGGAGACGGGCCAGTCGAAGACCCAGCGCGACCGTGTCAAGAACGTCAAGGCCCTCATCAGCGAGATCGAGAGCGAGTACGACTCGGGTGCGCCGGTCGACGAGGTGCTCGACCGGGCCGAGGAGACCGGCATGGAGCGCTCGCAGGCCGAACACGAGATCGAGAAGCTCCGCCGGCAGGGTGAGGTCTACGAACCACAGACCGACCACCTCCGAACGACCTGA
- a CDS encoding DEAD/DEAH box helicase codes for MSQQVGRVGTLFVHGAGNGYLVAVMDGDQRTLSARLDLGETDAGPRPAKFGVKHSSGEEPRSPDQFVELARRADRIRISEQTGRNQREAFQEMLSGYQLDAKRVRTCRYCAAAGRYSPITTETAIEADGERICPDCARQELEREIAHHDVSGTAADRLHELLQSVQDLDRVKNLLSGQLDPDLTKFDEMSATTEAVNPVSVDSLDLHPNFQSLVSDRFDELLPVQSLAVENGALDGDDQLVVSATATGKTLIGELAGVDRLLQGEGKMLFLVPLVALANQKYEDFQDDYGHLANVTIRVGASRVRGDGERFDPNADIVVGTYEGIDHALRVGQDLGDIGTVVIDEVHTLEDDDRGHRLDGLIARLKWYCENRRQERARDERGEGTQWLYLSATVGNPNWLANRLDARLVEFEERPVPIERHVTFADGQEKARVADKLVKREFDRKSSKGYRGQTIIFTNSRRRCHELSRKLEYDAAPYHAGLDYSRRKTVERKFADQELAAVVTTAALAAGVDFPASQVLFDSLAMGIEWLTVQEFHQMLGRAGRPDYHDRGVVYVLVEPDGSYHASMPGSEDETAFKLLKGEMEPVAMRYDETDAVEEVLANVAVAGGGAKALTGRMVGEVPLKHAVGKLLDYGFIDGLEPTPLGRAVTRHFLEPGAAFTMLDGIRKGSDPYDVVADIELRGEED; via the coding sequence GTGTCACAGCAGGTCGGACGGGTCGGAACGCTGTTCGTTCACGGGGCTGGCAACGGCTATCTCGTCGCCGTCATGGACGGGGACCAGCGCACGCTCTCGGCCCGCCTCGACCTCGGCGAGACCGACGCCGGCCCGCGGCCCGCGAAGTTCGGGGTGAAACACTCTTCGGGCGAGGAGCCACGCTCGCCCGACCAGTTCGTCGAGCTCGCCCGCCGCGCCGACCGTATTCGAATATCGGAGCAGACCGGGCGAAACCAGCGCGAAGCGTTTCAGGAGATGCTCTCGGGCTACCAGTTGGACGCCAAGCGGGTCCGGACCTGCCGGTACTGCGCGGCGGCGGGGCGGTACTCGCCGATCACGACCGAGACCGCGATCGAGGCCGACGGCGAGCGGATCTGTCCCGACTGCGCCCGGCAGGAACTCGAACGCGAGATCGCCCACCACGACGTCTCCGGTACGGCCGCCGACCGCCTCCACGAACTCCTCCAGTCCGTCCAGGACCTCGACCGGGTGAAGAACCTCCTCTCGGGCCAGCTCGACCCCGACCTCACCAAGTTCGACGAGATGAGCGCCACCACGGAGGCCGTGAACCCCGTCTCCGTGGATTCGCTCGACCTCCATCCGAACTTCCAGTCGCTCGTGTCGGACCGGTTCGACGAACTACTGCCCGTGCAGAGCCTCGCGGTCGAGAACGGCGCGCTCGACGGCGACGACCAGCTCGTCGTGAGCGCCACCGCCACGGGAAAGACCCTGATCGGCGAACTGGCGGGCGTCGACCGCTTACTTCAGGGCGAGGGCAAGATGCTCTTCTTGGTGCCGCTCGTCGCGCTCGCGAACCAGAAGTACGAGGACTTCCAGGACGACTACGGCCACCTCGCGAACGTCACCATCCGGGTCGGTGCGAGCCGCGTTCGCGGAGACGGCGAGCGCTTCGACCCGAACGCCGACATCGTGGTCGGGACCTACGAGGGGATCGACCACGCGCTCAGAGTGGGTCAGGACTTGGGGGACATCGGCACCGTCGTGATCGACGAGGTCCACACGCTCGAAGACGACGACCGTGGCCACCGCCTCGACGGCCTGATCGCCCGGCTCAAGTGGTACTGCGAGAACCGGCGGCAGGAGCGCGCGCGGGACGAGCGAGGCGAGGGAACCCAGTGGCTCTACCTCTCGGCCACGGTCGGCAACCCGAACTGGCTGGCGAACCGCCTCGACGCCCGGCTCGTGGAGTTCGAGGAGCGGCCGGTGCCCATCGAACGTCACGTCACGTTCGCCGACGGCCAGGAGAAGGCGCGGGTGGCGGACAAGCTGGTGAAACGCGAGTTCGACCGGAAGTCCTCGAAGGGGTATCGTGGTCAGACCATCATCTTCACCAACTCGCGGCGGAGATGTCACGAGCTCAGTCGAAAACTGGAGTACGACGCCGCGCCGTACCACGCGGGGCTCGATTACTCCCGGCGGAAGACCGTCGAGCGGAAGTTCGCCGACCAGGAGCTAGCGGCGGTGGTCACGACCGCCGCGCTCGCCGCCGGGGTCGACTTCCCGGCCTCGCAGGTGCTCTTCGACTCGCTCGCGATGGGTATCGAGTGGCTCACGGTCCAGGAGTTCCACCAAATGCTCGGGCGGGCGGGACGACCCGACTACCACGACCGGGGGGTGGTCTACGTCCTCGTCGAACCCGACGGAAGCTACCACGCGAGCATGCCGGGCAGCGAGGACGAGACCGCCTTCAAACTCCTGAAGGGCGAGATGGAGCCGGTGGCGATGCGCTACGACGAGACCGATGCGGTGGAGGAGGTGCTCGCGAACGTCGCGGTGGCGGGCGGCGGCGCGAAGGCGCTGACCGGGCGGATGGTCGGGGAGGTCCCGCTCAAACACGCGGTCGGCAAACTCCTCGACTACGGCTTCATCGACGGGCTCGAACCCACACCGCTCGGTCGGGCGGTGACGCGGCACTTCCTCGAACCCGGCGCGGCGTTCACGATGCTCGACGGCATCCGAAAGGGAAGCGACCCCTACGACGTGGTGGCCGACATCGAGCTCCGTGGCGAGGAGGACTAG
- a CDS encoding competence/damage-inducible protein A: MEIALLTIGDEILSGDTENSNATWIASRLTERGATVARILVVPDDRELIADRVADYSATFDAVILTGGLGGTPDDVTMDAVATAFDRPLAVNDRARADVEQRLEAVREEYPDIALDVEAEASIPEGSQPLINDPGLAPGCVIENVYVLPGVPAEMKAMFETIEDGFGGDVRSQVFYTPTPEADMIDDLTEAGERFDVAVGCYPDRAVRHNRIKLVGEDEGELDAAREWLTDRLETVPAPE, from the coding sequence ATGGAAATCGCGCTGCTCACCATCGGCGACGAGATCCTCTCTGGGGACACCGAGAACTCCAACGCGACGTGGATCGCCTCCCGGCTCACCGAGCGCGGCGCGACCGTCGCACGGATCCTCGTGGTGCCCGACGACCGCGAGCTGATCGCCGACCGGGTCGCCGACTACTCGGCGACGTTCGACGCGGTCATCCTCACCGGCGGACTGGGGGGGACGCCCGACGACGTCACGATGGACGCGGTGGCGACGGCCTTCGACCGGCCGCTCGCGGTCAACGACCGCGCCCGCGCCGACGTCGAACAGCGCCTCGAAGCCGTTCGCGAGGAGTACCCCGATATCGCGCTCGACGTCGAGGCCGAGGCCTCGATCCCCGAAGGCAGCCAGCCGCTGATCAACGACCCCGGGCTCGCGCCGGGCTGTGTGATCGAGAACGTCTACGTCCTCCCCGGAGTACCCGCAGAGATGAAGGCGATGTTCGAGACGATCGAGGACGGGTTCGGGGGCGACGTCCGCTCGCAGGTGTTCTACACCCCGACGCCGGAGGCCGACATGATCGACGACCTCACCGAGGCCGGCGAGCGCTTCGACGTCGCGGTGGGCTGTTATCCCGACCGGGCGGTGCGCCACAACCGGATCAAGCTCGTCGGTGAGGACGAGGGCGAACTCGACGCGGCGCGCGAGTGGCTCACCGACCGGCTCGAAACCGTTCCGGCACCCGAGTAG
- a CDS encoding HIT family protein translates to MSSNDPDCPFCGIVAGEIPGRIVAETDRTTAFLDANPLAPGHTLVVPNDHHERLDDLPEDLATEVFSTLHRLTPTVEAAVDADATTVAFNNGPAAGQEVPHVHGHVIPRFSDDGGAPIHAVAGDRPDLSDDELDAIADRIGAR, encoded by the coding sequence ATGAGCTCGAACGACCCCGACTGCCCGTTCTGTGGTATCGTCGCCGGCGAGATCCCCGGTCGTATCGTCGCCGAGACCGACCGGACGACCGCGTTCCTCGACGCGAACCCGCTCGCACCCGGCCACACCCTCGTGGTGCCGAACGACCACCACGAGCGCCTCGACGACCTCCCCGAGGACCTCGCGACCGAGGTCTTCTCGACCCTCCACCGGTTGACGCCCACCGTCGAAGCCGCGGTCGACGCCGACGCCACCACCGTCGCGTTCAACAACGGTCCCGCCGCCGGTCAGGAGGTCCCGCACGTCCACGGGCACGTCATCCCACGGTTCTCGGACGACGGCGGCGCGCCGATCCACGCCGTCGCCGGCGACCGACCCGACCTCTCCGACGACGAGCTCGACGCCATCGCCGACCGTATCGGTGCTCGCTAA
- a CDS encoding pyrimidine dimer DNA glycosylase/endonuclease V, which produces MTRMWCVPVEILCEQHLAGEHAEHHQLEGTILRHPHGEAIAEGHAEKGNIDTTRLEERHDDLAAEMERRGMNHDSPLDYDGPTFGAGAIDVERNREDLLERCDDCAARARERPTEA; this is translated from the coding sequence ATGACCCGGATGTGGTGTGTTCCCGTGGAAATCCTCTGCGAGCAGCATCTCGCCGGCGAGCACGCCGAACACCACCAGCTCGAAGGCACGATCCTCCGGCATCCACACGGCGAGGCGATCGCCGAGGGCCACGCCGAGAAGGGCAACATCGACACGACGCGGTTGGAGGAGCGCCACGACGACCTCGCGGCGGAGATGGAGCGCCGTGGGATGAACCACGACAGCCCGCTCGACTACGACGGGCCGACGTTCGGGGCCGGCGCGATCGACGTTGAGCGCAATCGCGAGGATCTCCTCGAACGGTGTGACGACTGCGCCGCACGCGCCCGCGAACGGCCCACCGAGGCCTGA
- a CDS encoding site-2 protease family protein — protein MPSFRIGSIAGIPIRLGLSFLLVLPLFAWFIGNGIGQLLPLLNGIFDANLPVAELSAGNTPYVLGIVAAVGLYVGVVLHELGHSFVAMRYGYEIDAITLWFLGGIAQMAEMPEDWRQELTVAVAGPAVSVVLGLGSFVVFLVVPESLGGVRFVLAYLALLNVALAAFNLLPGFPMDGGRVLRALLARTRTHAEATQLAAEVGKGFAFLLALVGLFSGSIVFIAIAFFIYMSASGEAQQAVTKAALQGVAVQRVMTPAAEIDALSPKASVADLIDRMLTERHTGYPVLESGELVGMVTLTDAQKVREVERDAFRVEEVMTRELETIPEDADAMTALSTMQSAGVGRLPVVGLHGEFVGLVSRTDLMTALTILRSSGRESGAETPRDSPRSPEESL, from the coding sequence ATGCCAAGTTTCAGGATCGGGAGCATCGCCGGGATTCCGATCAGACTCGGGCTCTCGTTCCTCCTGGTCCTCCCGCTGTTCGCGTGGTTCATCGGGAACGGTATCGGCCAACTCCTGCCGCTGCTGAACGGGATCTTCGACGCGAACCTGCCGGTGGCGGAGCTCTCGGCCGGCAACACGCCCTACGTTCTCGGTATCGTCGCCGCCGTCGGGCTCTACGTCGGTGTCGTGCTCCACGAACTCGGCCACTCGTTCGTCGCGATGCGCTACGGCTACGAGATCGACGCCATCACGCTCTGGTTTCTGGGGGGTATCGCCCAGATGGCCGAGATGCCCGAGGACTGGCGGCAAGAACTCACGGTCGCGGTCGCCGGCCCCGCCGTGAGCGTCGTCCTCGGTCTCGGCTCCTTCGTGGTCTTCCTCGTGGTCCCGGAGTCGCTCGGCGGCGTGCGCTTCGTGCTCGCCTACCTCGCCCTGCTCAACGTCGCCCTCGCGGCGTTCAACCTCCTCCCGGGTTTTCCGATGGACGGCGGGCGGGTCCTCCGGGCGCTCCTCGCCCGGACCCGAACCCACGCCGAGGCCACCCAGCTCGCCGCCGAGGTCGGGAAGGGGTTCGCGTTCCTGCTCGCGCTCGTCGGTCTCTTCAGCGGAAGCATCGTCTTCATCGCCATCGCCTTCTTCATCTACATGAGCGCGAGCGGCGAGGCCCAACAGGCCGTCACGAAGGCGGCGCTCCAGGGCGTCGCCGTCCAACGCGTGATGACGCCCGCCGCGGAGATCGACGCCCTCTCGCCGAAGGCCAGCGTCGCCGACCTCATTGACCGGATGCTCACCGAGCGCCACACCGGCTATCCCGTGCTCGAAAGCGGCGAGCTCGTCGGAATGGTGACCCTCACCGACGCACAGAAGGTCCGCGAGGTCGAGCGCGACGCCTTCCGGGTCGAGGAGGTGATGACCCGCGAGCTGGAGACGATCCCCGAGGACGCCGACGCGATGACCGCGCTCTCGACGATGCAGTCGGCGGGCGTGGGTCGGCTTCCCGTCGTGGGTCTCCACGGCGAGTTCGTCGGGCTGGTCTCGCGAACCGACCTGATGACCGCGCTCACCATCCTCCGGTCGAGCGGGAGGGAGTCGGGAGCCGAGACCCCCCGCGATTCGCCGCGTTCGCCCGAGGAATCGCTGTAG
- a CDS encoding RPA family protein, whose amino-acid sequence MSGAPMRKVARRVFAREFNDATETFKESDEERAPVYVLLPSGERANRVFFVGTLTETEDVGSDSEYWQGRVVDPTGTFYVYAGQYQPEAASTLREIEPPAYVAVAGKPRTFETDDGQTNVAVRPESITVVDAETRDRWVVETAARTTERIQAFEADTNEYARMAEERYDLPLDDYRQEAVSALESLEEDDEVAVDAD is encoded by the coding sequence ATGAGCGGTGCTCCCATGCGGAAGGTCGCCCGCCGGGTCTTCGCCCGCGAGTTCAACGACGCCACGGAGACGTTCAAGGAGAGCGATGAGGAGCGCGCACCGGTCTACGTCCTTCTGCCCAGCGGCGAGCGCGCGAACCGCGTGTTCTTCGTCGGCACCCTCACCGAGACCGAGGACGTAGGGTCGGATTCGGAGTACTGGCAGGGCCGCGTGGTCGACCCCACGGGGACGTTCTACGTCTACGCGGGTCAGTACCAGCCCGAGGCCGCGAGCACGCTCCGGGAGATCGAGCCACCCGCGTACGTCGCGGTTGCGGGCAAACCCCGGACCTTCGAGACCGACGACGGCCAGACCAACGTCGCGGTTCGACCGGAGTCGATCACCGTGGTCGACGCGGAGACCCGCGACCGGTGGGTGGTCGAGACCGCCGCCCGAACCACCGAGCGGATCCAGGCGTTCGAGGCCGACACCAACGAGTACGCCCGGATGGCCGAGGAGCGCTACGACCTGCCGCTGGACGACTACCGTCAGGAAGCCGTCTCGGCGCTCGAAAGCCTCGAAGAGGACGACGAGGTCGCGGTCGACGCCGACTGA
- a CDS encoding DUF7091 family protein: protein MSDEGRLARLLSTTARAAGRRYAESRRAYSSGRTRAEGDGPYDEHLRVVCRRHAQKRTVTLDGYVPDCFDPDHPDCEGCLEDIREGTVETW, encoded by the coding sequence ATGAGCGACGAGGGTCGCCTCGCGCGGCTTCTCAGCACGACGGCGCGCGCGGCGGGTCGGCGCTACGCCGAATCGCGACGGGCCTACAGCAGCGGCCGTACCCGCGCCGAGGGTGACGGTCCCTACGACGAACACCTCCGGGTCGTCTGTCGCCGCCACGCCCAGAAACGCACCGTGACGCTCGACGGTTACGTCCCGGACTGTTTCGACCCCGACCACCCCGACTGCGAGGGCTGTCTGGAGGACATCCGCGAGGGGACCGTCGAGACCTGGTGA